The following are encoded in a window of Arthrobacter sp. NicSoilB4 genomic DNA:
- a CDS encoding DNA topoisomerase IV subunit A: protein MARRQTPSPAGEASTDSAGIFTENIVDIDVTSEMEGSFLEYAYSVIYSRALPDARDGLKPVQRRILYMMSEMGLRPDRGHVKSARVVGEVMGKLHPHGDTAIYDAMVRMAQDFSLRLPLIDGHGNFGSLDDGPAAPRYTEARLAAAALTLTDHLDEDVVDFVPNYDNQLTQPDVLPAAFPNLLVNGATGIAVGMATNMAPHNLVEVIAAARHLIEHPDATLEDIMKFVPGPDLPTGGRIVGLDGIRDAYATGRGSFKTRAKVEVEQLSARRTGLVVTELPYMVGPEKVIEKIKDAVNGKKLTGISDIVDLTDRKHGLRLVIELKNGFNPNAVLQQLYRYSPMEDSFGINNVTLVDGQPQTLGLLQLLSVYVEHRINVVRRRTAFRLGKKKDRLHLVEGLLVAIVDIDEVIQIIRSSDEAAAARTRLMSIYDLSEIQANYILELRLRQLTKYSRIELEKEQDELRREIAELEAILGSSERLRGLVSSELAEIAEKYGTPRRTVLLESEAVSPTVAALAAAPGAKGKAAPLALEIADDPCWAILTASGQIARTANQDSLAESGPRTRHDVFTSVVKTSARGEIAAITSQGRMLRLQVMDMPVLPPTSGTPNLAGGVPAKDFITLLKGESLVAFTPLDEVLAVGTAQGVVKRVQPDYPLNREDWEVIALKDKDTVVGVAPAVSDDVDLVFVTRQSQLLRFPASAVRPQGRTAGGMAGIKLAAGDRVMYFGTASPADADAVVVTIAGTDGALPGTAPGAAKVTALSEYPAKGRATAGVRAHRFLKGEDTLLLAWAGHGPAKASSLAGVARSLPGEHGRRDGSGIPLSQAIDAIGPSMAWRPKPGAEA, encoded by the coding sequence ATGGCCCGCCGCCAAACCCCGTCCCCGGCAGGGGAAGCCAGCACCGATTCCGCAGGAATATTCACAGAGAATATCGTCGACATCGACGTCACGTCGGAGATGGAAGGATCGTTCCTCGAGTACGCCTATTCGGTGATCTACTCGCGGGCACTTCCGGACGCCCGCGACGGGCTGAAACCCGTCCAGCGGCGCATACTGTACATGATGAGCGAGATGGGCCTCCGCCCGGACCGCGGCCATGTCAAGAGCGCCCGTGTGGTGGGCGAGGTCATGGGCAAGCTGCACCCGCACGGCGACACCGCGATCTACGACGCGATGGTGCGCATGGCGCAGGACTTCTCGCTACGGCTGCCGCTCATCGACGGCCACGGCAACTTCGGCTCGCTCGACGACGGCCCGGCAGCCCCGCGGTACACCGAGGCCCGCCTCGCGGCCGCCGCGCTGACGCTGACGGACCACCTCGACGAGGACGTCGTCGACTTCGTCCCCAACTACGACAACCAGCTGACCCAGCCGGACGTGCTGCCGGCCGCGTTCCCGAACCTGCTGGTCAACGGCGCCACCGGCATCGCCGTCGGCATGGCCACCAACATGGCCCCGCACAACCTGGTGGAAGTGATCGCCGCCGCCCGGCACCTGATCGAGCACCCGGACGCCACGCTCGAGGACATCATGAAGTTCGTCCCCGGCCCGGACCTGCCCACCGGCGGCCGGATCGTGGGCCTGGACGGGATCCGCGACGCCTATGCCACGGGCCGCGGATCTTTCAAGACCCGGGCCAAGGTGGAGGTCGAGCAGCTCTCGGCCCGCCGCACCGGCCTGGTGGTCACGGAACTGCCGTACATGGTGGGGCCGGAGAAGGTGATCGAGAAGATCAAGGACGCTGTCAACGGCAAGAAACTCACCGGGATCAGCGACATCGTGGACCTCACGGACCGCAAGCACGGCCTCCGCCTGGTCATTGAGCTGAAGAACGGATTCAACCCCAACGCCGTGCTCCAGCAGCTGTACCGCTACTCGCCGATGGAGGATTCCTTCGGCATCAACAACGTCACTCTCGTGGACGGGCAGCCGCAGACCCTCGGGCTGCTGCAGCTGCTCTCCGTTTACGTCGAGCACCGCATCAACGTTGTCCGCCGCCGCACCGCCTTCCGCCTCGGCAAGAAGAAGGACCGCCTCCACCTGGTGGAGGGCCTCCTGGTCGCGATCGTGGACATCGACGAGGTCATCCAGATCATCCGGTCCTCGGACGAGGCGGCCGCTGCCAGGACCCGGCTGATGTCCATCTACGACCTCTCCGAGATCCAGGCCAACTACATCCTGGAGCTCAGGCTCCGGCAGCTGACCAAGTACTCGCGGATCGAACTCGAGAAGGAGCAGGACGAGCTGCGCCGCGAGATCGCCGAGCTGGAAGCCATCCTCGGCTCCAGCGAGCGGCTCCGCGGCCTGGTGTCCTCTGAGCTGGCTGAGATCGCCGAGAAATACGGCACCCCGCGCCGCACCGTGCTGCTCGAGTCCGAGGCGGTCTCCCCCACCGTCGCCGCCCTGGCCGCCGCGCCGGGAGCCAAGGGCAAGGCCGCACCCCTGGCACTCGAGATCGCGGACGACCCCTGCTGGGCGATCCTGACGGCTTCCGGCCAGATCGCGCGGACGGCCAACCAGGACAGCCTCGCCGAGTCCGGCCCGCGGACCCGGCACGATGTGTTCACCTCGGTGGTCAAGACGTCCGCCCGCGGCGAGATCGCGGCCATCACTTCGCAGGGGCGCATGCTCCGGCTCCAGGTGATGGACATGCCCGTTCTGCCTCCGACCTCGGGCACCCCGAACCTGGCCGGCGGGGTGCCGGCCAAGGACTTCATCACGCTGCTCAAGGGCGAATCGCTCGTGGCGTTCACCCCGCTGGATGAGGTGCTCGCGGTCGGTACCGCCCAGGGCGTGGTCAAGCGGGTCCAGCCCGACTACCCGTTGAACCGGGAGGACTGGGAAGTCATTGCCCTCAAGGACAAGGACACCGTGGTGGGCGTGGCCCCCGCTGTTTCCGACGACGTCGACCTCGTCTTTGTGACGCGGCAGTCGCAGCTCCTGCGCTTCCCCGCCTCCGCGGTCCGTCCGCAGGGCCGGACTGCCGGCGGCATGGCCGGCATCAAGCTGGCTGCCGGGGACCGGGTGATGTACTTCGGCACCGCCAGCCCGGCGGACGCCGACGCCGTCGTCGTCACCATTGCCGGTACCGATGGCGCACTGCCCGGGACCGCCCCGGGCGCCGCCAAGGTGACCGCACTGTCCGAATACCCGGCCAAGGGCCGTGCCACCGCCGGGGTCCGGGCGCACCGTTTCCTCAAGGGCGAAGACACCCTGCTGCTCGCGTGGGCCGGTCACGGCCCCGCCAAGGCATCCTCCCTCGCCGGGGTGGCCCGCTCCCTTCCCGGGGAGCACGGCCGCCGCGACGGGTCCGGCATCCCGCTCTCGCAGGCCATCGACGCGATTGGCCCGAGCATGGCCTGGCGGCCGAAGCCCGGGGCAGAAGCCTAG
- a CDS encoding GNAT family N-acetyltransferase encodes MNGHPDAAEPQDSLDPRLQWRAARTADLDGWAALIARTAAVEQPVWFERRADLAQVLDSKKNPAEANTILGFDPAGVARAYGRITKNPDGDKAIGYGCVDPQWQGTGIGTGLLGWMEDRTRQRFALDAVPGSTPKLRLHMEQQHTHQASLFEDAGYRIVRYYNEMHRPLGDGFPETVLDEGLEIVGFGPELHEPVRLAHNEAFRDHWGSEPRDEEGWGLVVNDPLARPDLSAVAVEQSTGRVAGYQLASHDEVSAVSRGYKEGYTDLLGVRREFRGRGVAQALLADAMRRFAAAGMDKASLDVDSENPTGALALYAKMGYVAVNTSMAWDKEL; translated from the coding sequence ATGAACGGACACCCCGACGCCGCAGAGCCGCAGGACAGCCTGGACCCCCGCCTGCAATGGCGGGCCGCCCGGACCGCGGACCTGGACGGCTGGGCGGCGCTGATTGCCCGGACTGCCGCCGTCGAACAGCCCGTCTGGTTCGAACGCCGCGCCGACCTGGCACAGGTCCTCGACTCGAAGAAGAATCCGGCCGAAGCCAACACCATCCTCGGCTTCGACCCGGCTGGTGTGGCCCGGGCCTACGGCCGGATCACCAAGAACCCGGACGGTGACAAGGCCATCGGCTACGGTTGCGTCGATCCGCAGTGGCAGGGGACCGGGATCGGCACCGGGCTGCTGGGCTGGATGGAGGACAGGACCCGCCAGCGGTTCGCCTTGGACGCCGTGCCCGGATCCACACCCAAGCTGCGGCTCCATATGGAACAGCAGCATACGCACCAGGCCTCCCTGTTCGAGGACGCCGGCTACAGGATTGTGCGCTACTACAACGAGATGCACCGGCCCCTCGGGGACGGGTTTCCGGAGACGGTCCTGGACGAAGGGCTGGAAATTGTAGGTTTCGGCCCCGAACTGCACGAGCCCGTCCGGCTGGCGCACAACGAGGCCTTCCGGGACCACTGGGGCAGCGAGCCCCGGGATGAGGAAGGCTGGGGCCTGGTGGTGAACGATCCCCTGGCCCGGCCGGACTTGAGCGCCGTCGCCGTCGAGCAGTCCACCGGAAGGGTGGCCGGCTACCAGCTCGCCAGCCATGACGAGGTCAGCGCCGTGTCGCGGGGCTACAAAGAGGGCTACACAGACCTGCTGGGCGTGCGGCGCGAGTTCCGCGGCCGCGGGGTGGCGCAGGCACTGCTTGCCGATGCCATGCGCCGCTTCGCCGCGGCCGGCATGGACAAGGCCTCGCTCGACGTCGACTCGGAAAACCCCACCGGCGCCCTGGCCCTCTACGCCAAGATGGGCTACGTCGCCGTCAATACCAGCATGGCCTGGGACAAGGAACTGTAG
- the cydD gene encoding thiol reductant ABC exporter subunit CydD, producing the protein MRPQFPAGPANRAALYLLGLLAALKALALVLMGQAVASMLAGLMAGDPAWAAQLYWGIAGVVLRSLTVWAQAVASRRAALGVKEELRSQLLERALRNGTRGAGPSDGGLAILATRGLDALDNYYTQFLPALVNCAAIPLLLGARILFADWISAVVIVLTVPLVPLFMVLIGRYTEDRVREAQSALSRLSGHMLELAKGLPVLVGLGRATAQRKALEDLSEEYRHRTMGTLRTAFLSALALELIATISVAVVAVFIGVRLVHGDMALEAGLLALILAPDCYLPLRELGTAHHASDEGRAALAETTAVLEEPEPTPLRPAAAAAAVSGAGSGAGTGHPPALAVAGLTVRYGGRSDAAVGPLSFTAAPGMITALDGPSGAGKSTVLGVLAGTIGTGGGAGGPGRQTTVTGRPEGFTTADLAWVPQHPVMVARTVLDEVRLYLGAAQPADGAPAGPGDGDATALRCLAACAAEHLAAKHPAELSPGELRRVALARGLARIEAGARVLLLDEPTAHLDRESATAVSGAIAALRGRVTVLLVAHDRQTRELADQVVAVAPGATGPATSGTAGAEASAVGTWTAGVPGTEAAKLEIHRADAEPAGFDQPGPGEPGLRPDGNTDPGVRQARAAGSTVRGSTARRLRRLLAPVGVKFAAAGAVGTLAALFAVALAGLSGWLIIRASEQPPILYLLTAIVGVRFFGIGRACLRYLERLLLHDAVFAALTRLRGRLWESLSRRALSLRRLLQGGNVLGTVVDDVDTVRELLPRVVLPPLTAVAVAAAAVTGIALLLPAALPAVIAAALVSLVAAPALALAADRMSTGTEQRLRSGVLRQVEAALDARAELHANSVAAPVLAGITRADRSATAASQRSAWAEGLGQGLTVLACGTAALASGVLAAPLALSGAVEASTVAVVVLFQLALVEPYAAITTAVRQYPALRAVLRRIGDAGVLDGDGARTHPDPSGGLIPVAGRPGGRAGIELRDLAAAWPGGAPVFAGLSATAEPGRWLAVTGASGSGKSTLLAVALGFLPAARGQILLSGRAAWCPQEAHLFDSTIRGNLLLGLPEGSRGGNAEPQLQDALAAVGLAPLVGRLEHGLDTRIGPGGAFLSGGERQRLAVARTLLTGADVILLDEPTAHLDAESGRAMLAELRHGLRDRTVVLVTHNPEDISPDDRRLDLDRAAAPAAAPTPEATPLLARG; encoded by the coding sequence ATGAGACCGCAGTTCCCCGCCGGCCCCGCCAACCGCGCCGCCCTCTACCTGCTGGGCCTGCTCGCTGCCCTGAAGGCCCTGGCCCTCGTGCTGATGGGGCAGGCCGTCGCGTCCATGCTGGCGGGGCTGATGGCAGGCGACCCTGCGTGGGCTGCTCAGCTGTACTGGGGCATCGCGGGGGTGGTGCTGCGGTCTCTGACCGTCTGGGCGCAGGCCGTGGCCTCGCGCCGGGCCGCGTTGGGAGTGAAGGAGGAACTGCGCTCGCAGCTGCTCGAGCGGGCGCTGCGCAACGGCACCCGGGGCGCCGGCCCCTCCGACGGCGGACTGGCCATTCTCGCGACCCGGGGACTGGACGCCCTGGACAACTACTACACCCAGTTCCTGCCCGCCCTGGTGAACTGCGCCGCGATTCCGCTGCTGTTGGGGGCCCGGATCCTGTTCGCGGACTGGATCAGCGCCGTAGTGATCGTGCTGACCGTGCCGCTGGTGCCGCTCTTTATGGTCCTGATCGGCCGCTACACCGAAGACCGCGTCCGGGAAGCCCAGTCTGCCCTGTCCCGGCTGTCCGGCCACATGCTGGAGCTCGCCAAGGGCCTGCCCGTCCTCGTCGGACTGGGCCGGGCCACCGCCCAGCGCAAGGCCCTCGAGGACCTTTCCGAGGAATACCGCCACCGGACCATGGGCACCTTGCGGACCGCCTTCCTCTCCGCCCTCGCGCTGGAGCTTATCGCCACCATCTCCGTGGCAGTCGTCGCGGTCTTCATCGGTGTCCGCCTCGTCCACGGCGACATGGCCCTCGAGGCGGGGCTTCTGGCACTGATCCTCGCCCCCGACTGCTACCTCCCGCTCCGGGAGCTTGGCACCGCACACCACGCCAGCGACGAGGGCCGTGCCGCGCTCGCCGAAACCACGGCCGTCCTGGAGGAGCCCGAGCCCACGCCGCTGCGGCCCGCTGCGGCCGCTGCGGCCGTCTCGGGGGCCGGGTCCGGCGCCGGGACGGGCCATCCGCCCGCCCTGGCCGTGGCCGGACTGACGGTCCGCTACGGCGGCCGGTCGGACGCCGCCGTCGGGCCGTTGAGCTTCACCGCCGCCCCGGGCATGATCACCGCCCTCGACGGCCCCAGCGGCGCCGGCAAGAGCACAGTCTTGGGTGTGCTGGCCGGCACCATAGGCACCGGGGGCGGCGCTGGCGGGCCCGGCCGGCAAACAACGGTCACCGGACGGCCTGAAGGATTCACGACGGCGGACCTCGCCTGGGTGCCCCAGCATCCCGTGATGGTCGCCCGCACCGTGCTGGACGAGGTCCGGCTGTATCTGGGGGCCGCCCAGCCGGCAGACGGCGCCCCGGCCGGCCCCGGCGACGGCGACGCCACGGCCCTGCGCTGCCTGGCAGCCTGCGCCGCGGAGCACCTCGCCGCGAAGCATCCCGCCGAACTCAGCCCGGGGGAGCTGCGCCGCGTCGCACTGGCCCGCGGCCTCGCCCGGATCGAGGCCGGAGCCCGTGTGCTGCTCCTCGATGAACCCACCGCCCACCTGGACCGCGAATCCGCCACTGCGGTCAGCGGCGCCATCGCCGCGCTCCGCGGAAGGGTCACAGTGCTGCTGGTGGCCCACGACCGGCAGACGCGGGAACTCGCCGACCAGGTCGTGGCAGTGGCGCCCGGCGCCACCGGCCCAGCCACGTCCGGCACTGCCGGTGCCGAGGCGTCCGCCGTCGGAACTTGGACTGCCGGCGTGCCCGGCACCGAAGCCGCGAAGCTTGAGATCCACCGGGCCGACGCCGAGCCGGCCGGATTCGATCAGCCTGGACCCGGTGAGCCAGGGCTTCGCCCGGACGGGAACACTGATCCGGGCGTGAGGCAGGCCCGGGCCGCCGGAAGCACCGTCCGCGGTTCAACAGCCCGCCGGCTCCGCAGGCTGCTCGCACCGGTCGGAGTCAAATTCGCCGCGGCCGGCGCCGTCGGCACCCTGGCGGCCCTCTTCGCAGTCGCCCTCGCCGGGCTCTCCGGCTGGCTCATCATCCGTGCCAGCGAGCAGCCCCCCATCCTGTACCTGCTCACCGCGATCGTGGGCGTGCGCTTCTTCGGCATCGGCCGGGCCTGCCTGCGCTACCTCGAACGCCTCCTGCTGCACGACGCCGTTTTCGCCGCACTGACCCGGCTCCGCGGCAGGCTCTGGGAATCGCTGAGCCGCCGCGCCCTCTCGCTGCGCCGGCTCCTGCAGGGCGGCAACGTCCTCGGCACCGTGGTGGACGACGTCGACACGGTCCGGGAGCTGCTGCCGCGTGTGGTCCTGCCGCCCCTGACCGCCGTCGCCGTGGCGGCCGCCGCCGTCACCGGCATCGCCTTGCTGCTGCCGGCCGCGCTTCCCGCCGTCATCGCGGCCGCCCTGGTGAGCCTCGTGGCGGCCCCGGCCCTGGCACTCGCAGCAGACCGGATGTCCACCGGGACAGAACAGCGGCTGCGCTCCGGCGTCCTCCGCCAGGTCGAGGCGGCCCTCGACGCCCGCGCCGAACTGCACGCCAACAGCGTCGCCGCCCCGGTGCTCGCCGGCATCACGCGCGCCGACCGCTCGGCAACCGCCGCCTCCCAGCGCTCGGCGTGGGCCGAGGGGCTCGGCCAGGGCCTGACCGTGCTGGCCTGCGGAACAGCGGCGCTGGCCAGTGGGGTGCTGGCGGCGCCCCTGGCCCTCAGCGGCGCGGTCGAAGCGTCTACGGTCGCCGTCGTGGTCCTGTTCCAGCTCGCGCTCGTGGAACCCTACGCGGCCATCACGACGGCGGTCCGCCAGTACCCGGCGTTGCGGGCCGTTCTGCGGCGCATCGGCGACGCCGGCGTCCTCGACGGCGACGGCGCACGCACCCACCCCGACCCGTCCGGTGGGCTGATCCCGGTTGCGGGCAGGCCCGGCGGCCGCGCCGGGATCGAGCTCCGGGATCTTGCGGCGGCGTGGCCGGGCGGGGCGCCGGTTTTCGCAGGACTATCCGCCACCGCGGAACCCGGGCGCTGGCTCGCCGTCACCGGCGCCTCCGGCTCCGGGAAATCAACGCTGCTCGCCGTTGCTCTGGGCTTCCTCCCGGCCGCACGCGGCCAAATCCTGCTCAGCGGGCGGGCGGCCTGGTGCCCGCAGGAGGCGCACCTCTTTGACTCGACCATCCGCGGGAACCTGCTGCTGGGCCTTCCGGAAGGGTCGCGCGGGGGAAACGCGGAGCCGCAACTGCAGGATGCCCTGGCCGCCGTGGGCCTCGCGCCGCTGGTCGGGCGGCTGGAGCACGGCCTGGACACCCGGATCGGACCCGGCGGTGCCTTCCTCAGCGGAGGCGAACGGCAGCGCCTCGCCGTCGCCCGCACCCTCCTGACCGGGGCGGACGTGATCCTGCTGGACGAACCCACCGCCCACCTGGACGCGGAGTCCGGCCGGGCGATGCTGGCCGAGTTGCGGCACGGGCTGCGGGACCGCACAGTGGTCCTGGTGACGCATAACCCGGAGGACATCTCCCCGGACGACCGTCGCCTCGACCTGGACCGCGCGGCCGCCCCGGCAGCCGCGCCAACACCGGAGGCAACGCCGCTGCTGGCGCGGGGATAG
- a CDS encoding GNAT family N-acetyltransferase, with protein sequence MVDQPVDGVYPEYWEADVVLRDGGTAHLRPILPADADAVQAFHVGQSQKSIYMRFFAFKSKLSAKELKRFTEVDYKDRVALVITIGGEIMGIGRYDRLDDPGEAEVAFNIADAHQGRGIGSILLEHLAAAARENGIRKFSAEVLPENRKMLMVFSDAGYDVKRHFDDGVVSLEFNIDPTDKSRAVMESREHRAEARSIQELLAPSSVAVIGASRKWGTVGYQLLEHIIEGRFTGPVYAINPEAFELAGMLSFARLSEVPGPVNLAIIAVPYAEVPKVVEECGAAGVKGIVVATAGYADDGERGLARQRELVRQARANGMRVIGPASLGIMNTNPAVSLNASMAPALGRRGGLGLFSQSAAIGVSLYAASSRRRVGISTFLSAGNRADVSGNDMMQFWEDDADTTAVGLYLESIGNPRKFSRLARRLARTKPVIVAKSAAMGLGLPPGHAVRTTQAPPEALDAMMRQAGVIRVETIEQLMDVAQIVSSQPLPKGPGVAVFSNSSALGKVVADNAAAQGLGVERIVTDVDLDAGMSVALPALRHSLQEVLTADTVHAVVVALLPAHGLTVEKIAGVLAECSVAAGKPVVAAFSGLLDPSIYVEGMVGDEAGSTVVPCYSNPGAAVAALGSVVRYAQWLGRDQGLFVEPEGCDPDGTHDELERLLDKVGGEHLVRLDAETAAGLLARYGIRVVPSAGFETADEAVAAADRLGWPVALKTTDPALRHRLDLGGVRLDIQDADSLRRNVLEMRKSLERYGSPSLEVQTMAPVGQACTFRAIEDPLLGPVVSFGLAGDAVNLLDDWAHRVPPLSGSDLHDFIRAPRASRKLFGYQGLPAVDARALEDLAARLTRLKDNHPEIALVDFNPVLAGPEGASILSADVRIANAAQRTDSARRAMRS encoded by the coding sequence ATGGTGGATCAGCCCGTGGACGGCGTATATCCGGAATATTGGGAAGCCGATGTTGTGCTGCGCGACGGCGGGACGGCCCACCTGCGCCCGATCCTCCCGGCTGACGCGGACGCGGTCCAGGCCTTCCACGTGGGTCAGTCGCAGAAGTCCATCTACATGCGGTTCTTCGCGTTCAAGTCCAAACTCTCCGCGAAGGAACTCAAGCGGTTCACCGAGGTGGACTACAAAGACCGGGTGGCCCTGGTGATCACCATCGGCGGGGAGATCATGGGCATCGGCCGCTACGACCGGCTCGATGACCCCGGGGAAGCCGAAGTCGCGTTCAACATCGCCGACGCCCACCAGGGCCGCGGCATCGGCTCCATCCTGCTCGAACACCTCGCGGCCGCCGCCCGCGAAAACGGGATCCGCAAGTTCAGCGCCGAGGTGCTCCCCGAAAACCGGAAGATGCTTATGGTGTTCTCGGACGCCGGGTACGACGTCAAACGACACTTCGACGACGGTGTGGTCAGCCTCGAATTCAACATCGACCCCACGGACAAGTCCCGCGCCGTGATGGAATCCCGGGAACACCGTGCGGAAGCCCGCAGCATCCAGGAACTGCTCGCCCCGTCCTCCGTGGCGGTGATCGGCGCCAGCCGCAAATGGGGCACGGTGGGCTACCAGCTGCTGGAGCACATCATTGAGGGACGCTTCACCGGCCCGGTCTACGCGATCAACCCGGAGGCGTTCGAGCTCGCCGGCATGCTCTCCTTCGCCCGGCTTTCCGAGGTGCCCGGGCCCGTCAATCTCGCCATTATCGCTGTCCCGTACGCCGAAGTCCCGAAGGTCGTGGAGGAGTGCGGTGCCGCGGGGGTCAAGGGGATCGTGGTGGCCACGGCAGGCTACGCGGACGACGGCGAACGCGGCCTGGCCCGGCAGCGCGAACTCGTCCGGCAGGCCCGCGCCAACGGCATGCGGGTGATCGGCCCCGCCTCGCTGGGCATCATGAACACCAACCCTGCCGTGTCCCTCAACGCCTCGATGGCGCCCGCGCTGGGCCGCCGGGGAGGCCTGGGCCTGTTCAGCCAGTCGGCAGCGATCGGCGTCTCCCTCTACGCGGCCTCCAGCCGGCGCCGCGTCGGGATCTCCACGTTCCTCTCCGCAGGGAACCGGGCCGACGTCTCGGGCAACGACATGATGCAGTTCTGGGAGGACGACGCCGACACGACCGCCGTCGGGCTCTACCTCGAATCGATCGGCAACCCGCGCAAGTTTTCCCGGCTCGCCCGGCGCCTGGCCCGGACCAAGCCCGTCATCGTGGCCAAGTCCGCCGCGATGGGCCTGGGCCTGCCTCCCGGCCACGCCGTCCGCACCACGCAGGCACCGCCGGAGGCCCTCGACGCGATGATGCGCCAGGCCGGCGTGATCCGTGTCGAGACCATCGAACAGCTCATGGACGTCGCCCAGATCGTCTCCAGCCAGCCCCTGCCGAAAGGCCCCGGGGTTGCCGTGTTCAGCAACTCCAGCGCGCTGGGCAAGGTCGTCGCGGACAACGCGGCGGCGCAGGGACTCGGCGTGGAGCGGATCGTCACCGACGTCGACCTCGACGCCGGGATGTCCGTTGCGCTGCCGGCGCTCCGGCACAGCTTGCAGGAAGTCCTCACCGCCGACACCGTCCACGCTGTTGTTGTGGCGCTGCTGCCGGCCCACGGCCTCACCGTTGAGAAGATCGCCGGAGTGCTGGCCGAATGTTCGGTGGCGGCTGGCAAACCCGTGGTGGCGGCGTTCAGCGGACTGCTGGACCCGTCCATCTACGTGGAGGGAATGGTGGGCGACGAGGCGGGGTCAACAGTGGTTCCCTGCTACTCCAACCCCGGGGCGGCCGTGGCCGCGCTGGGATCCGTGGTCCGCTACGCCCAATGGCTGGGCCGGGACCAGGGCCTGTTCGTGGAACCCGAGGGCTGCGACCCGGACGGCACGCACGACGAGCTGGAACGGCTGCTGGACAAGGTGGGCGGCGAGCACCTGGTCCGGCTGGACGCGGAGACGGCCGCGGGCCTGCTGGCCCGCTACGGCATCAGGGTGGTCCCGTCCGCCGGCTTTGAAACCGCCGATGAGGCCGTCGCCGCCGCGGACCGGCTCGGCTGGCCGGTGGCGTTGAAGACCACCGACCCGGCGCTGCGGCACCGGCTGGACCTCGGCGGAGTGCGCCTGGACATCCAGGATGCGGACTCGCTGCGGCGGAACGTGCTGGAAATGCGGAAGTCGCTGGAACGTTACGGCTCGCCCTCGCTGGAAGTGCAGACCATGGCGCCCGTGGGGCAGGCCTGCACTTTCCGCGCCATTGAGGATCCGCTCCTGGGCCCGGTGGTGTCGTTCGGCCTGGCGGGCGACGCTGTCAACCTGCTCGACGACTGGGCCCACCGGGTGCCGCCGCTCTCCGGCTCAGACCTGCACGACTTCATCCGGGCGCCCCGGGCTTCACGGAAGCTCTTCGGCTACCAGGGACTGCCGGCGGTGGATGCCAGGGCGCTGGAGGACCTCGCCGCCCGGCTGACGAGACTCAAGGACAACCATCCGGAGATTGCCCTCGTCGACTTCAACCCCGTGCTCGCCGGTCCGGAGGGGGCGTCCATCCTGTCCGCCGACGTCCGGATCGCCAATGCCGCCCAGCGCACCGACAGTGCCCGCCGCGCCATGCGCAGCTGA
- a CDS encoding DinB family protein, protein MPINPDIKDWTWVLQRPCPECGFDASAATPATAPGIVENMLPRWRAALRRPDVAERPDESTWSVLEYACHVRDVFTLFDHRLDLMLTKDDARFADWDQDLTAVEKDYANADPAVVSAELTAEGEQIAASFGRVPEEQWGRKGTRSNGSEFTVLTFAQYFLHDVVHHLHDVDG, encoded by the coding sequence ATGCCTATCAACCCGGATATCAAGGATTGGACCTGGGTCCTGCAGCGGCCCTGCCCGGAGTGCGGTTTCGATGCGTCGGCGGCGACGCCGGCGACGGCGCCGGGAATCGTGGAGAATATGCTTCCCCGCTGGCGGGCAGCCCTGCGGCGCCCCGACGTGGCGGAGCGGCCGGACGAGAGCACGTGGTCGGTCCTCGAGTACGCATGCCACGTCAGGGACGTGTTCACCCTCTTCGACCACCGGCTCGACCTCATGCTCACCAAGGATGACGCCCGGTTCGCGGATTGGGACCAGGACCTGACGGCGGTCGAGAAGGACTATGCCAACGCCGACCCGGCCGTGGTCAGCGCCGAACTGACTGCCGAGGGCGAGCAGATCGCCGCTTCCTTCGGGCGCGTTCCGGAGGAGCAGTGGGGGCGCAAAGGCACCCGCAGCAACGGATCGGAATTCACCGTGCTGACGTTTGCCCAGTACTTCCTGCACGACGTCGTCCATCACCTCCACGATGTGGATGGATAG